From the genome of Papaver somniferum cultivar HN1 chromosome 2, ASM357369v1, whole genome shotgun sequence, one region includes:
- the LOC113353897 gene encoding uncharacterized protein LOC113353897, with product MGAISRKFILLGLVFAVVLLISSEVSSLCCCACKDMPEKTLSEKQVLKKSSGGSSIKKKCLENGGMEYDIEHAGNEVEAELNKDGDEVEVEYAGKEVEVELNKTGAKVEIEIAGKKFEIQVKG from the exons ATGGGTGCGATTAGCCGGAAATTCATTTTGTTGGGACTTGTTTTTGCTGTTGTTCTTCTCATCTCTTCTGAGGTCTCTTCTCTTTGTTGTTGTGCGTGTAAGGACATGCCTGAAAAAACAC TGTCGGAGAAGCAAGTGTTAAAGAAGAGTAGTGGTGGATCGTCGATCAAGAAAAAATGTCTTGAGAATGGAGGAATGGAGTATGATATTGAGCATGCAGGGAATGAAGTTGAGGCTGAGCTAAACAAAGATGGAGATGAGGTTGAGGTTGAGTATGCCGGGAAGGAGGTTGAGGTTGAGCTTAATAAAACTGGAGCTAAGGTTGAGATTGAGATCGCCGGGAAAAAATTTGAGATTCAGGTTAAGGGGTAA